AATATTAACCATATTTAGCCCATAAGACATTAAGTGCAATCATATGAAACATCAATTAAATATCTGCCCTGCATTTAGAACAGTGTCCTGCATACTATTTCATGAAGAAAAACATAATTCACCGCTTTAAGAAATTTCTAAGGTCTTTTATCTtctaagaaaaaagtgacaagtttcttgtgaacaacattatttattaagacCATTATCAAAAACAGGATTGATGATCATTATAGGATGGCTCTCGATAATGACTCCTATGGGTTGCCACtcttcttcaaaatgttcttaatcCTCCTGTCAAACTGCTCCCGCTCACTGATAAAAGAAAGTTTCAAGTTGTAGACAAAATTGTTATTGGAAATAATGGCAGGATGTCATGCTCGACCATTTCTCCTTTATAGCATCCTCACATACCTTACGTCAATGACAGGCCCTTGTAGAAATTCCTCCTCAGCCTCCAGCATGGTGAGATTTTCCAAACCAGCAAGGGAACAGATGATGGACTATCAAAGAAAGAGTTAAGTCAAGATGGGTCACACCCCAAACAAGTAGTATCATTTCAGtatcaaaattatattttaatttttttgtacaaCAAAACTGAGTGTCCTTTCTACATTaaccaaaacatttgttttaaagcaattacaaaataaatctgaGGAGCACAGCTAACACAGGACCCACCTCTGGAAAAAGGACATCCATAATAAACTTGATTGTGTCACTGTGAGTCTGTGTGGGTGTTCTGTCCAGAAATGAAGTGAGGTGAAAGTAGGTCATCAATTTGGTCCTGATTGTCAAAGTATACATGCACAAGCATGGTCTTGGCAGAAGGATTGCAAAATATGTCAAGCcactttgatttcttttgtCCACTGATGATGGACTGTGCAAAGAAAATTGATGATGTCATTAAACATTGCCACATATGTCTCTGTaagtcatttatgtatttattagacaAGCTATTGGTTAAAAGTgcagtaaatatgtaaaatgcattCTTGAACACATTTGTATTATTTCCAAGTATTATTACAGATGAGATCAATAACGTACTATTACATAATATGATCATTTCTTTTATTCCATATGGGAATaaagttttcaatttgagtttgaACATGTTTGTGGTTGTTGGTGCTCGATTattgatcttttgttttcttaatacaCATTAAGTACACATAAAATTGTTTGCTGGCTAATTATTATGTAGACTGTGATGTTCTCACCTGAGATTAATTGTTAGTTCTGAATATGGGGCTCTCCATTTTGAAGGAAGTTGTAacgacttaaaataataaataacttaagTATGTGGCAGCTAAATTGAAATGGTTTACAAATAAGCCTACTGTAGTAACGTTATGTATTAATGCAAGTAAACAGGGTCAGAAGAATATGTTACCAGAAAAGGCCATCACATAGGCTAGAGACAGAcaacaaaataatatgaaaaagaaaataattatgaaaacgAGTAAGAGATATCGAGTAAGCATACACGTGGTTAGCTAAGGTTGATCCAGACAGAACATCGACCTGGTCAataagtatacattttattgtcttttgaGTATAAATTACACATACCGTACATATCTTTTTAGATGTTGAAATGAATTCATATCGATatcaatgaatcatttaaaactatACATGTTGGACGATTGCCTGAAAACGTTTATTTACCATAACTCGTGATGGACGAAGTTATCTGTTCTTAGGTCTGTTCTGGTGGTTCTTAATGTACAGTGCCCCCTACTGGACAAATAAGTAAAAACAGGGGCGTAAAAATGCCTGGGGAGCAAAACTGCTTGGGGAGTAAAACTGCCTGCTCCAGGTCTGCAGACTCCCCCTTCTcgtaaaacgagccaatcgtcaatgaATAAAGACAATTTCTCTGGGGCGGagctctcgtgaggcgcttgccagttTGTGCGCATGCGCATGGGACGAGGCGACCtcgaaaaatgtaattttagcgcaatttaagcgtaacaaaccaaagttatgataaAGTTCATGTGATGTTTAATTGTGGTTGGGAAATACGCagtttaattgtaatttttgccagcgattttagaaatatctgccttcccccattcaagtagataggacggTGGACTTGCTATGGCGTAAATAGCTGCcaagaggcgttgcaaacatggccgccgagtggcacgacttcatAAGAGGTCGTCTAttttatctttgttttatttatttatttgcactcTGTATTACACTCtgttatggaggactaaacctgaatgcacaccaactcatggggactcgtgtcaccgtggggaccaaaattaaggtccccatgggcaaaaaagattataaattgtacagaacaatatttttaaaaaatctaaaaatgcaaaaagttttctacgatctttaggtttaggggttgggttaggggataaaatatacagtataaaaaacattacgcctatggactgtccccacggagataataaaccagacgtgtgtgtgtgtgtgtgttatatttttaatttagtatttttgtatgtgCTCTGTTTTCCTTAGAACTTCTTATTTAAGTTGAAATGCcttattgtatttgtatttctgAAGCATAATAAAAAAGGTCGTCTACAGTTTTCCCTCCGCACCGACAGATGGCGAGTGCGCGCGTAGAGAGCCGTTGAAACGTTACTAACACGCGCGGCGTTTGTGGGTAATATACATGGCGGAAATCTGAATCTGCTCTTGGAGTATACACTTTTTGCTTTATCTCATTACAAGTCAAAAGAGTTTGATTAACTTACGATTTCCCGTGTTGTGCAAGTTATTAAACATCTGCAAATTCAAGAGAATGGCTGAAACAGGCTTAGGTAAGCGGTGTTTATATTCACTCACAGGAATAAATACTGCAGCACTTGCTGACGCTGCTGGCAATGTAAACAGATGATTTGTCAAAAACGATTTGTTCTTTTgagtttaatttacatttttgttttgtaaataacaCTTTTGTTTGCAGT
This region of Triplophysa rosa unplaced genomic scaffold, Trosa_1v2 scaffold8_ERROPOS2389207, whole genome shotgun sequence genomic DNA includes:
- the LOC130551316 gene encoding PWWP domain-containing DNA repair factor 3B-like, whose translation is MYTLTIRTKLMTYFHLTSFLDRTPTQTHSDTIKFIMDVLFPESIICSLAGLENLTMLEAEEEFLQGPVIDVSEREQFDRRIKNILKKSGNP